The Bradyrhizobium sp. LLZ17 genomic sequence ATGGGCGATCACGACGACACAATCGGCCATGATGGCATCATAGGGCGCGCCGGCCCGGTACCATTCCAGCATGGTGAATTCGGGCAGATGCAGGTCGCCGCGCTCGCGGTCGCGGAACACCCGGGCGAATTCGACGATTCGGGGCTCACCGGCTGCCAGCAGCTTCTTGCAGGCGAATTCCGGGGACGTTCGCAGGTAACGCCTGGCACGGCTGCCGCCGGGACGCACGATCTCGGTGTGCGGGGCGTGGAGATGGGTCTCGTTGCCGGGAGAGATCTGAAGGACGGAGGTTTCGACCTCGACGAAGCCCTGTTCGGCAAAAAAGCCCCGTAGAGCCCCGGTGATCGCCCCCCTCGCCTGGAGGAACGGCCGGCGGTCCAAGTGTCGCGAGGGGGACCAGAACGGCGAAATCGGCTTGTCCCCAGCCATCAACCGACCGCTCCGCAGGCCAGCAAAATGCTGGCATTCAACGACAAAATGCGTATGTTGCGGCCCGAAACGGGCGCCAAGGTCTGATTTGAGGCCCCAGGTCCCCCATCAATTTGATCACGTCCTGGCCGGTGCCGGGCCAAGCAAGCAGGAAATATCGCTTTGAGAGTCATCGCCAGTTCTATTCGCAAGGGCAACGTGATCGAGCAAGACGGCAAGCTATATGTCGTCGTGACCGCCGAGAACATCCATCCCGGCAAGGGAACTCCGGTCAGCCAGATCGAAATGCGCCGAATCTCGGACGGGGTAAAGATCTCCGAACGCTACAAGACCACCGACCAGGTCGAGAAGGCCACGATCGAAGAGCGCAACTACACCTTCCTGTATGAAGATGGCGACGGCTACCACTTCATGAACCCCGAGAGCTACGACCAGGTCCAGGTCTCCAAGGACGTCATCGGCGACGCGGCGGCGTATCTTCAGGAGGGCATGACCGTCAAGCTGTCGCTGCACGGCGCCAACCCGGTCTCGATCTCGCTGCCCCAGCGGGTGACGCTGGAAGTGGTCGAAACCGAGCCCGTGACCAAGGGCCAGACCGCCTCCTCCTCCTACAAGCCCGCCGTGCTCTCGAATGGCCTGCGCACCACCGTGCCGCCGCATATCGCGGTCGGTACCCGCATCGTGGTGATGACCGAAGACGGCTCCTACTCCGAACGCGCCAAGGACTAAGCGAGGGATCACAACAGGTGACCGCCGGGGGCGAGACAGTGGGTAGGAAGGCTTTCCGCTTCGTCTCGCAAGCCCTGGCGTCGCTTTCGTTGCTTACCGCCAACCCGCTGGCTGCGGATGAATTGCGCAGCCCCTCACTCACGGCGCTGCGGGTCGATTGGCGCGCAGCGCTCGACCAGCTCCGCACCGAGATCAACAGCCACCCCCAGATCGCGGGCGACTTCGTCTTCGTGCCCCGCCGCACGGTACCGCGCTACGATCCGCGGGCGATGCCGGCGCTGGTGCAGCTCAACGCCGTCTCCTCGCAATTCTTCGCAGGCATCGCGCGAAGCGCTGTCCCGGTGCTGCTGCCGTTCGATGCCGCCGCATATCTGGAAGGCCGGCGCAACGGCACGCCATCGAGCCTGTCGCTGTCGCGCTACGAGGCCGATTTCAACCCCGTCGACATGTTCGACGCCGGACCCGCCGGCTATAGCGCCAGCTTCTCGTTCGAACCTGGTGCCGGCGACGGCATGCCGAGCCGCGTGTTTGCGAAGCCGGTCGAGGTGCAGATCACGGGATCGGCGCTCATCTACGACATCGCCGATCCCTCCGGCGGCAAGGGCGAGCCGGTCAAGCCGCTCGCGGCGGTCTATCCGGACCTGCGCAAGTTCATTCGCGAAGGCTATGTGCGTTACGCCTTCTCCCGCTTCGGCGTCGCTTATGTCGTATCCATCCAGTGCCTGGACAGCGTCGCAAAACCGCGGCGGCTCGCCTGCAAGGAAGCCTATCCGGTTGCCGAGCGCTTCCTGAAGGCGCTGCACGTTGCCGGCGGCCAGCGTATGCGCCCGCTGGCGGATGTTGCCTCCGACGTCCTCGATCGTCCTATCGCGCGCTCGGCGGATTTCAGCTACCGGCCGAGCGGCGACATCATCCCGAACACCGGCTATCGCAAGCAGGGCGGCCATCCCGACGTGATAGCCTATGCCCAGATCCGTTTTCCGCTGGAAAAGGCGCCTGCCTTCGTGCGCTCGCAATCCTACGCCAAGCGTGACAAGAACGACGGCCCGACCGCGTATCCCTGGCGCGACAATTTCTGCGAGTCCCGCAGCTTTGAAGTCTGGCAATGCGGCGGCGGTTACGGCCATCAGGGCGAAGACATCCGTGCCGCCGATTGTCCGCCGCCAAGCGACGGCCAAGCCCCCTGCGATCCCAGGCAGCGCGGCGTGGTTGCGGTGCGCGACGCAATCGTGATCCGCGGCTCCAAGGACCAGGCCGCCACACTCGAGATCAACAGCCGCACCGAGCACATCCGCTTCCGCTACATGCACATGAACCCGCAGACCATGAACGCCGACGGCCTGCTCAACGGCCGCATGGTCGTTGAGGGCGAAAAGATCGGCGTTGTCTCGAACTATCTCGACCATCCCGCCGGCACCTCCATGCACCTGCATTTCGACGTCCAGGTGTTCACCCGCGACGGCTGGATCTGGGTCAGCCCCTACGCCACCCTGGTCTCGGCCTACGAGCGTTTGATCCGCGCCCGCGGCCGCGAGATCGGCCCGGAGATCGCGGTCACCGCGCAGCCCGTCGCGCATGCGCTGCCCGAGGACGTGGTCAAGCCCGACCAGCGCGAGGGATCGAGCGGCGAGGAGAATTGAGGCGCCGCTCGCGCCGCCAGCAGCCTCGCCGACGTCTTTGATGACGCCAATCCCGGCAGCAAGGCGGGACCGTATTTCGGCCGCGCCCGCATCACGCAACCTTCTCTGGCCTCAGAATTGCTTGGCTCCCGCCAGGCAATCAGGATGAAGGGAAGCATATGCGTTGTCTCACCACGGTGGCCATTTTGGCCGTCGCGCTCGCCACGCCGATTCATGCACAGGAATTGAGCGGCACGCTGAAGAAGATCAAGGAGACCGGCGCGATCACGCTCGGGATCCGCGACAGTGCCGTGCCCTTCAGCTACATCGACGACAAGCAGAAGATCGTCGGCTACGCCGTCGACATCTGCATGAAGATCGTTGACGAGATCAAGGCCGAGCTCAAGCTCGACAAGCTCGAGGTCAACCAGAACATCGTCACGTCCTCCACCCGTATTCCGCTGATGGCGAACGGCACCGTCGATCTCGAATGCGGCTCGACGACCAACAACGCCGACCGCCAGAAGCAGGTGTGGTTCACCAACACGCATTTCCTGACGGCAAGCCGCTTCGTCTCCAAGAAGGCGCTGAAGCTCGATCAGATTGACGACCTCAAGGGCAAGGCTGTCGTCTCGGTCTCCGGCACGACCAACATCACTCAGCTCAACAAGGCCAATGCGGCCCGCTCGCTCGGCATCACCGTGATGAACGCCAAGGACGTGCCGGAAGCATTCCTGATGGTGGAGACCGACCGCGCTGCGGCATTCGTCATGGACGACATCCAGCTTGCGGCGATGATCGCCTCGTCGAAGGACCCGTCACTGTACGCGATCAGCACGGGCGCATTTTCCGATCCGGAGCCCTATGGCATCATGCTGCGCAAGGACGATGTACCGTTCAAAACCGTCGTCGATCGGGCAACCGCCAAGCTCTACAAGAGCCCCGAAATCGAGACGATCTACAACAAATGGTTCATGGAGCCGGTGCCGCCGCGCGGCCTGAACTTCCACGTGCCGATGCCAGCCTCGCTCAAGAAGTCATTCGAGCACCCGTCCGACAATCCCGATCCCGGATCTTACGCGGGATGACGACAACCTGAAATGTGGAGCCCGGATCGAGCGAAGCTCACTCCAGATACGTCGTGAGCTGCGCACCCTCGTCGGCCACGAACACGGCAATCAGTTCGGCCGGCTCGGTGGTGCTCGCATTGGCGGAGACCAGATGCGTTGCGCCCGGCGGTTCGAAGAAGGATTGGCCGACCCCAAACGTCTCGATCGGGCCGCCGCCGAGCTGTGAGCGAATCTCACCCTTGGTGATGTAGGCCGTCACCGACCCCGCGTGACGATGCGGCCTTGAAAACCCGCCGGGGCCATAGAACACGCGCACGATGGTGACGCGCTTGCCGGGCACGTTGGGCAGCGCGTAGGAGCCGATCGGCTCCACCCTGTCGAGCGGCGAACTCTCGGCGGCGGTCGCGCAGAGCGGCGCGAGCACCCCGGAGACCGTATCCATCGTCGCCGGGAGAGTCTTGCCGATCGCCAGCGCGCCAGCGAGTCCGCCGATGACGGCGAACCCTACCGAGCGCGAACGCGATCGCCACGGCGCAGCCGTCAGATTCATTGCGGTCATGTTGACCTCCCTTTGTCGCAATCAGGACGCCGCGGGATTGGCCGCGGCGGGTCGCTTCGGCGGCGTCCAGCGATACGCCGCGCCAAATCGGTTCCAGACGTTGATCGAGGCGATCGCCGAGGTCAGATAGGTCAGCTCGGTCTCGGAGAATTCGCGCTGCACCTCGGCATAGATCTCATCACCGAAGCCATCCGGCAACAGGGTCAGGGCTTCGGTCCAGGCCAGTGCCGCGCGCTCGCGCGCCGAGAAGATCGGTGCCTCGCGCCAGACCGCGACCAGATGGAGTTTGTCGACGGGCACGCCGAGCCGTTCGGAGAGCAGAACGTGATGCTGGACGCAAAAGGCGCAGCCGTTGATCTGCGAGGCGCGCAACTTGACCAGCTCGAGAAGCTGCTTGTCCAGGCCGGCCTTGGCCGCAACCTGGCCCAGCGCGAGCACCAGCTCATACGCATCGGGCGCAATCCTCTTGAAATCCTCGTATTCGCTGCGGGCGTGTGACATCGCCGTTCACCTCGTGTTATTGTAAGGCTGCTTACATATTATAAGAGCTCTTACATGGCGCGCAAGCCGGCCGGCATCACGAAATCGCAACTGCGACACAAGGCGCCCGTGGCCGCCGCGTCGGTGCAAGTGCCGGCTCCCGGCGAAGGCAAGCGTGGCGAGCAGGGCTATCTCGGCTATCTCCTGCGTCAGGCGCACGCCGCGGTGCGGCTCAAGATGGAACGAACGTTGGCCGATCTTGGCGTGACGTCGCCGCAATTCGCCGTGCTGACCATGCTGAACGCCTATCCGGGCCTGTCCGGTGCCGACGTCGCCCGCCTCACCTTCCTGACGCCGCAGACCGTCGGGGTCATCATTCGTAATCTCGAACGCGACGGCGCCATCGAGATGACGCCGCATCCCGTCCACGGCCGCATCCAGCAATGGACGCTGACGCCGCGCGGAGCAACGCTGCTGAAAGCCTGCCGGGAGCGTGTCATCGCGCTGGAAAAGCGCCTCGTGGCCGGGCTCGACAGCAAGGCCGAGGCCGCAATCCGGCGCTGGCTCGCCGACGTCGCGATCGAGTTGCAGGACGAGGCTTAGTCGCCTCCTCCGTCACCCGCATCGCCCTCCGAAAAGTCTCCCCAGCCGGCGTCGCCGCCGCCTTGAATGCCGCGGCCGAAATTCTCCGCAATGATCATCAGGATCACAACGAGTAAGCCTGCGCCGAAGGGCCAGGGATTGGCACGAATGAGGTCGAGCAGCTCCCGCATGCGGGCATCTTGCGCAGACGAACGCGAACGGACCGTAAAGTAGCGGGCTGAAAGTTTGCGGCTTGCGAACTTGCGGAAGGAGACTACCCGCCGCTTAATTCATGCTTAACCTCGCCCTGCGGCCAGGTCTCGTCAGCCCCGATCACGCGCACACGGCTTTGATCGGTGGCATTCACCAGCACGTGCGAACTCACCTGGTCGCCGCTCGGCTCCAGGTGAAAATCAGTTTCAGGATTCCAGCTCAGCGTGGTCGCGAGATCCCCGGGAAATATCTGCCACCGGGATCCGTCGTCCAGCTCGACGATGTGGCTTTCGGCATGTGCGCGTATCTTCATTCCACCCCAAAGTCTTCCTGAAAAAGTGGGCCCCGACGCTTGAACCGGGGCCCTGCTTCGTCAATCGTTGTCGTGATGGATCACGGTCTTGCTGCGGTTGCCGAATTCATCTTGCTTCTTGATCACCGTGGTACGGTCGGTGGGTGCACGTTCCTTGACGATCGTGGTGCGATCACGATCGCGATCACGATATTCGGGGGCCTGACCGACCGTCACGCCGGCGCCAACCGGGCCGACATGAACGCCGACTTCATCCGCGAATGCAGGAGCCGCGATCGCCGTAACCATGGCAGCGGCAAAAAGATACTTCCTCATTTCATGCTCCTCTCGGGTGGTGGGGAGGGAATGCGGGACTGCGACATTTTGTTCCGGGGAACGCCGGCGCGATGGCCTGTTCTTCATGTTCCTGGAACCGCTCACAGCGGCCATGTTTCCCGCTACAATGCGCGCATGAAACAAGCTGATTCTTTACTCAATCATACCCGCCGTTCCCTGCTCAAATCCACGCTCGGCGCAGCTACCCTGCTCGCGTTCCCGACGCGCGTTCTTGCTTCGCCGCCCGGCTTCGATGAATGGCGCGAAGCTTTTCGCGCGCGTGCGATGGCCAAGGGCATTTCGGCTGCGACCTGGCAGCGCGCGATGGCGCGGGTCGAGCCCGACATGAGCGTGTTCAAGCAAATGCGCAACCAGCCGGAATTTCACGAGCAGGTCTGGCAATACATCAACCGCCGCGTCTCCGACTGGCGCATCATCAACGGCAAGATCGCGCTGAAGAACAACGAGGCGCTGTTCGCGCGCATCGAGCGCGATTTCGGCGTCGAGCGCGGCACACTGCTGGCGCTGTGGGGCGTCGAGTCGGCCTACGGCGATCCGCTCGTGCAGCAGAACCACATGACGCCGGTGTTTCCCTCGCTGGCCGCACTCGCCTGGAACGAGCCGCGTCGCAAGGCCTATTGGGAAACCGAGCTGATCAACGCGCTGCGCATCGTCGACAAAGGTTGGAGCACGCCGGAGGAGATGCGGGGGTCCTGGGCCGGCGCGATGGGACATTCGCAATGGATGCCGGAAGTCTGGCTCAATGTCGGCATCGACTATGACGGCGACGGCAAGGTCTCGCCATTCGGCAAGCCCGACGACGCGCTGGGCTCGACGGCGAAATACCTCGTCAATCGCGGCAAGTGGCGCCGCGGCGAGCATTGGGGCTACGAGGTGCGCGCGTCCGGCGACATCAGCGGCAGCCGCACTTACGCTGCATGGGCATCGGCCGGCGTCACGCGCGCGGACGGGCAGCCGTTTCCGCAACCAAGCGCATCTGCGCAGATGTGGACGCCGGTTGCGGGCGGGCCGACGTTCCTGCTTGGACCGAATTTCAATGCAGTGAAAAGCTACAATCCCTCGATGAACTATGCGCTGGCGATCTGCCATCTCGGCGACCGCTGTCTGGGCGCGCCGCCCTTCATCCAGCCCTTCCCCGGCTCCGAGCGCGCACTCACGCTCGCCGAAGTACAGGAGATGCAGACGCGATTGACGAAGGCGGGCTTCGACACCGGCGGCACCGACGGCCGCGTCGGCAACGACACGATGAAGGCGATCAAGGATTTTCAGCAGAAGGCCGGCATCTTGCCGGCCGACGGCTATGGCGGGCTGAAGGTCCTGGCCAAGCTGCGGCAGGGTGGATAGCAGCTCCCGTCATTCCGGGGCGCGCCACTTGGCGCGAGCCCGGAATCCATTTTTCCGCCTCACCTGCTGCACGATGGATTCCGGGCTCGCGCTTCGCGCGCCCCGGAATGATGCCGTTGGCGACGCGCACTCCGCCTCAGTGCCGGTACTGCGGCTCCTCGGCATCGAGCTGGCGCCGGATCGCCGCGAGATGCAGCCGCGCGGATCGGAATCGCCTTCACGCATCTGCTTGTAGGTGGCGGTCGCGATAGCGGGATCGACCGGCAAGACCTTGCGGCCCGTCGACATCGCCAGCACCTGCACTTCGGCCGCGCGCTCGAGGTAGTAGAGATCGTCCCAGGCGTCCGCGATGGTCGGCGCAAGCACCATCACGCCGTGATGTTTCATGAAGACGATGTCGGCGTCACCGACGGCGGAAGCGATGCGCGCGCCTTCGCGGTTGTCGAGCGCGAGGCCGTTGTAGTCGCGATCGACCGCCGTGCGCCCGTAGAATTTGAGCGCGGTCTGGCCCGCCCAGATCAGGAGGATCGCCCTCCGTCATCGACAGTGCCGTCGCATAGGGCATGTGGGTATGGAAAGCGACCTTGGCGCGTGGCAAGCGCCTGTGCATCTCGGCGTGGATGTAGAAGGCGGTCGCCTCGGGCTCTCCTTCGCCGTCAAGCACATGGCCGTCGAAGTCGCAGATCAGGAGTTTAGACGCAGACAGCTCGCGAAAAGCGTAGCCATAGGGATTGACCAAAAAGAGATCGTCATGGCCGGGCACCACGGCCGAGAAGTGGTTGCAGATGCCCTCCTCAAAACCGTTGCGCGCCGCCATGCGGAAGCAGGCAGCGAGATCCTCGCGCGCGCTGCGGATCGCATCGCTGGCGAGGTCCGGTCGGTTTGAGCGAATGGGTGCTGGGGAGGAGGCGTGAAGGCCGTGCGCCATGGCGAAGGATAACCTCGTTCAGTCGTAAGCTGCCGGCCTTGTACAAGGCCGACACCTGCGCGTCAGCCCCTGCGGACGCCACCCTGCCCTTCGCACCTTGCGCGGCGGCTTGCTATCGCCGCGGTACGCCGCCCGCGTTCATGCCGCCGTCGATCACGAGTTCGGTCCCGGTGACGTAGCGCGAGGCATCGGAGGCCAGATACAGCACGCCGCTGGCGATCTCGACCGCCTGCCCGGCGCGGCCGAGCGGCGTCACGACCCGGGCGCGCTCCTCGGGATCGATCGGCGCATTGGCCTGGTTGCCAGTCGCGCCGGTCGGGATTTTGCCCCAGATCGGCGTGTCGATGATGCCGGGGTGCACGGAATTGACGCGAATGCCGTCACCCGCCGCCGCGCACTCCATCGCGATCGATTTGGCGAACATCCGCACGCCGCCCTTGGTCGCCGAATAGGCGGACAGCCCGGGCGAGCCGCGCAGGCCTGCCAGCGAAGACATCATGACGATCGAGCCGCCGGCAGTCTTGCGCATCAGCGGCAGGCAATGCTTCACCGAGAGGAACACGCCGTCGAGATTGATTGCGTTCTGCTTGCGCCAATCGCTCAGCGTCATGTCGATGATCGAGGGCACGGCAATGCCGATGCCCGCATTGGAGACGAGAATATCGAGCCGGCCATAGCGCTTCGCGATTTCGGCAACGATCTCGATCCAGCGCTCCTCGGAGGTAACGTCCTGCTCCAGAAAAATCGCCTTGCCATCAGCCTTGGTGATGCGCCTGGCGAGCTCCGGTCCCCTCAACTCGTCGATGTCGGTGATGACGACGCTCGCGCCCTCGCGCGCGAACAGCTCGACGACCGCCTCGCCAATACCCGAAGCGCCGCCCGTCACCAGCGCGATCTGGCCTTCAACCTGTCCTGCCATGTTCACTCCCTTTCTTTTTGTTGCTTGAGCGATTTATCTTTTGCGCATGGCGCTATCTAATCACGGATGGCCCCTGATCCGGTAGCGCAACGTCGATCACGCGAAACTGCACGCGCTCGGCGCCCTGGTAACGGTCGACCGACAACGAACCCGCGACGTTCAATTGCTGCCCGCGATTGGCCACCAGTGCGTTGCCGAGCCTTTGACCGACCGAACGGAACGCAATGCCGTTGACGATCGCGCCGTCGCCCGACTTGAATCGCAGCCTTAAATGCGCCTGCCCGACCTCGTCGGCATAGATGAGCTGATGCGCCGGTAGCGCCAGCACGACTTCCGGATTGCCGCTGCCGAACGGACCTGCGCGGTTGAGCGTGGCGGCAAGCTCCGTCGTCACCGCGCGCGCCGAAACCGCGCCGTCAATGTAGAGTTCGTTGACATGACGTGCCTCCGCGACGTCGCGCGCCAGCGCGCTTTCGAGATAGGCGCGGAATTCGGCGAGCTTCTCCTTGCGCAGCGTCACGCCCGCGGCCATCGCGTGCCCGCCGCCCTTCAGCAAGATGCCGTCGGTGACCGCCTGCCGCACCGCCTTGCCGAGATCGACGCCGGCGATCGAGCGGCCCGAACCGGTACCGATGCCGCCCGGCTCGAGCGCGATGGCGAAAGCGGGCCGCGAAAACTTCTCCTTCAGGCGCGAGGCGACGAGGCCGACCACGCCGGGATGCCAGCCTTCGGAGGCCGTGACGATGACGCCGAGCTTGTCCTCGAACCCTATCGAGGCAAGCGCCTCGGCTTCGGCCTGGGCTTCGGCGGCCTGCTCGATGACGCGGCGCTCGCTGTTGAGGCGGTCGAGCTCGGCGGCGATGCGCGCCGCCTCGACGCTGTCGCCTTCGAGCAAAAGCCGCACGCCGAGATCGGCGCGGCCGATGCGGCCGCCGGCGTTGATGCGCGGCCCCAGCATGAAGCCGAGATGCCAGGCCTCCGGCGGTCCGTTGAGCCGCGCCACGTCCATCAACGCGGTGTGCCCGACATGGTCGCGCCGCCGCATCGCGATCAGCCCCTTGGCGACGAAGGCGCGGTTGAGGCCAATCAGCGGTGCGACGTCGGCAACGGTGCCGAGCGCGACGTGATGTAGCATGCCGAGCAGATCGGGCTCGGGCATTTCGCTCGACCAAAAGCCGCGCTGGCGCAGTTCGCGGTTGACGGCGACCAGCGTCACCAGCACCAGGCCGACCGCGGCGAGATGGCCAAGGCCGGAGAGATCGTCGGGGCGGTTCGGATTGACCAGCGCGTCGACTTCAGGGAGATCGATCCCGGATTGGTGGTGATCGATCACGACCACGGACTGGCCGAGCCGCTTGGCTTCGGCCAGCGGCTCGATGCTGGTGGTGCCACAATCGACGGTGACGAGCAGCGTGGCGCCCTTCGCCGCCAGCGCGCGCACCGCCTCAGTGTTGGGGCCGTAGCCCTCGAAAATGCGATCAGGAATATGGATCAGCGGATCGAGCCCGCAGTGGCGCAAATGCCAGGCGAGCAGCGCCGCGGAGGTCGCGCCGTCGACGTCGTAGTCGCCGAAGATCGCGACCTTCTCGCCCTTCACCGCCGCATCGGCGATCCGCCTTGCCGCGGCCTCCATCTCGGTCACCGTGTAGGGGTCCGGCAACAATTTGCGGATGGTCGGGTCGAGGAAGTCGGCGACGGCATCGATGTCGACGCCGCGGCCGGCCAGCACCCGCGCCAACAGCTCCGGCAATTGGTGCCGCTGCACGATGGCGAGTGCCCGGGCCGCGCCGCGGGCATCGAGCCGGTCGCGCCAGAGCTTGTCGGTCAGCGAACGCGCCACACCCAGGAAGGCCTGGGGCGCTTCGACGGGCAAGGCGGTAGCGGGCGGCGTCATGATGGGACTGACTGTTGGGGACTCTGGACCCGGGCGAACACGCACGCGCTCGGTCGGGGGATTGGCCGGCAATCCACCGCGGTTTGCAACGGCTGGGCTGCACAAAGCGGTGGATGGCGCCTGACCGGAGGGAGTGACTACCATTTAGGCACTCCGTCGAACAGCATATTAAGCGGGCGTTAGGTTGAATCCTCGAAAAAGACTCGTATTCGATCTGTGATTGATTGTTCCGGGTTCGTTGCAGATCAGGCCTCATTGCCAAGGGAAATTACCCGATGTCTGCCGCGCTGAATTTGAAAGCCAAGCCGATTGCGAACGGAACCGCCGAGCCCGATGATGATTCCGACATCTCGGGACTGATCAACCGCCTCACCGCGGAGGTCAACCAGATCGCGGTCGACAAGACCAAGTCGATCCAGCAGATCACCAACCAGATGAAGATGCTGGCGCT encodes the following:
- the efp gene encoding elongation factor P, which translates into the protein MRVIASSIRKGNVIEQDGKLYVVVTAENIHPGKGTPVSQIEMRRISDGVKISERYKTTDQVEKATIEERNYTFLYEDGDGYHFMNPESYDQVQVSKDVIGDAAAYLQEGMTVKLSLHGANPVSISLPQRVTLEVVETEPVTKGQTASSSYKPAVLSNGLRTTVPPHIAVGTRIVVMTEDGSYSERAKD
- a CDS encoding M23 family peptidase, producing the protein MTAGGETVGRKAFRFVSQALASLSLLTANPLAADELRSPSLTALRVDWRAALDQLRTEINSHPQIAGDFVFVPRRTVPRYDPRAMPALVQLNAVSSQFFAGIARSAVPVLLPFDAAAYLEGRRNGTPSSLSLSRYEADFNPVDMFDAGPAGYSASFSFEPGAGDGMPSRVFAKPVEVQITGSALIYDIADPSGGKGEPVKPLAAVYPDLRKFIREGYVRYAFSRFGVAYVVSIQCLDSVAKPRRLACKEAYPVAERFLKALHVAGGQRMRPLADVASDVLDRPIARSADFSYRPSGDIIPNTGYRKQGGHPDVIAYAQIRFPLEKAPAFVRSQSYAKRDKNDGPTAYPWRDNFCESRSFEVWQCGGGYGHQGEDIRAADCPPPSDGQAPCDPRQRGVVAVRDAIVIRGSKDQAATLEINSRTEHIRFRYMHMNPQTMNADGLLNGRMVVEGEKIGVVSNYLDHPAGTSMHLHFDVQVFTRDGWIWVSPYATLVSAYERLIRARGREIGPEIAVTAQPVAHALPEDVVKPDQREGSSGEEN
- a CDS encoding amino acid ABC transporter substrate-binding protein translates to MRCLTTVAILAVALATPIHAQELSGTLKKIKETGAITLGIRDSAVPFSYIDDKQKIVGYAVDICMKIVDEIKAELKLDKLEVNQNIVTSSTRIPLMANGTVDLECGSTTNNADRQKQVWFTNTHFLTASRFVSKKALKLDQIDDLKGKAVVSVSGTTNITQLNKANAARSLGITVMNAKDVPEAFLMVETDRAAAFVMDDIQLAAMIASSKDPSLYAISTGAFSDPEPYGIMLRKDDVPFKTVVDRATAKLYKSPEIETIYNKWFMEPVPPRGLNFHVPMPASLKKSFEHPSDNPDPGSYAG
- a CDS encoding cupin domain-containing protein — protein: MTAMNLTAAPWRSRSRSVGFAVIGGLAGALAIGKTLPATMDTVSGVLAPLCATAAESSPLDRVEPIGSYALPNVPGKRVTIVRVFYGPGGFSRPHRHAGSVTAYITKGEIRSQLGGGPIETFGVGQSFFEPPGATHLVSANASTTEPAELIAVFVADEGAQLTTYLE
- a CDS encoding carboxymuconolactone decarboxylase family protein, whose protein sequence is MSHARSEYEDFKRIAPDAYELVLALGQVAAKAGLDKQLLELVKLRASQINGCAFCVQHHVLLSERLGVPVDKLHLVAVWREAPIFSARERAALAWTEALTLLPDGFGDEIYAEVQREFSETELTYLTSAIASINVWNRFGAAYRWTPPKRPAAANPAAS
- a CDS encoding MarR family winged helix-turn-helix transcriptional regulator, with the protein product MARKPAGITKSQLRHKAPVAAASVQVPAPGEGKRGEQGYLGYLLRQAHAAVRLKMERTLADLGVTSPQFAVLTMLNAYPGLSGADVARLTFLTPQTVGVIIRNLERDGAIEMTPHPVHGRIQQWTLTPRGATLLKACRERVIALEKRLVAGLDSKAEAAIRRWLADVAIELQDEA
- a CDS encoding lytic murein transglycosylase, with amino-acid sequence MKQADSLLNHTRRSLLKSTLGAATLLAFPTRVLASPPGFDEWREAFRARAMAKGISAATWQRAMARVEPDMSVFKQMRNQPEFHEQVWQYINRRVSDWRIINGKIALKNNEALFARIERDFGVERGTLLALWGVESAYGDPLVQQNHMTPVFPSLAALAWNEPRRKAYWETELINALRIVDKGWSTPEEMRGSWAGAMGHSQWMPEVWLNVGIDYDGDGKVSPFGKPDDALGSTAKYLVNRGKWRRGEHWGYEVRASGDISGSRTYAAWASAGVTRADGQPFPQPSASAQMWTPVAGGPTFLLGPNFNAVKSYNPSMNYALAICHLGDRCLGAPPFIQPFPGSERALTLAEVQEMQTRLTKAGFDTGGTDGRVGNDTMKAIKDFQQKAGILPADGYGGLKVLAKLRQGG
- a CDS encoding SDR family NAD(P)-dependent oxidoreductase, which gives rise to MAGQVEGQIALVTGGASGIGEAVVELFAREGASVVITDIDELRGPELARRITKADGKAIFLEQDVTSEERWIEIVAEIAKRYGRLDILVSNAGIGIAVPSIIDMTLSDWRKQNAINLDGVFLSVKHCLPLMRKTAGGSIVMMSSLAGLRGSPGLSAYSATKGGVRMFAKSIAMECAAAGDGIRVNSVHPGIIDTPIWGKIPTGATGNQANAPIDPEERARVVTPLGRAGQAVEIASGVLYLASDASRYVTGTELVIDGGMNAGGVPRR
- the recJ gene encoding single-stranded-DNA-specific exonuclease RecJ; the protein is MTPPATALPVEAPQAFLGVARSLTDKLWRDRLDARGAARALAIVQRHQLPELLARVLAGRGVDIDAVADFLDPTIRKLLPDPYTVTEMEAAARRIADAAVKGEKVAIFGDYDVDGATSAALLAWHLRHCGLDPLIHIPDRIFEGYGPNTEAVRALAAKGATLLVTVDCGTTSIEPLAEAKRLGQSVVVIDHHQSGIDLPEVDALVNPNRPDDLSGLGHLAAVGLVLVTLVAVNRELRQRGFWSSEMPEPDLLGMLHHVALGTVADVAPLIGLNRAFVAKGLIAMRRRDHVGHTALMDVARLNGPPEAWHLGFMLGPRINAGGRIGRADLGVRLLLEGDSVEAARIAAELDRLNSERRVIEQAAEAQAEAEALASIGFEDKLGVIVTASEGWHPGVVGLVASRLKEKFSRPAFAIALEPGGIGTGSGRSIAGVDLGKAVRQAVTDGILLKGGGHAMAAGVTLRKEKLAEFRAYLESALARDVAEARHVNELYIDGAVSARAVTTELAATLNRAGPFGSGNPEVVLALPAHQLIYADEVGQAHLRLRFKSGDGAIVNGIAFRSVGQRLGNALVANRGQQLNVAGSLSVDRYQGAERVQFRVIDVALPDQGPSVIR